In a genomic window of Phragmites australis chromosome 14, lpPhrAust1.1, whole genome shotgun sequence:
- the LOC133890028 gene encoding organic cation/carnitine transporter 2-like produces MADTATAPLLTSHKSKLAKAPSIDDTIETYIGSTGAMQLLKAVLLAFAWAFDAQQVFISVFTDAEPRWHCTTDAPAASCSQAEASPCALPPGAWAWDRPAETSVVSEWALNCAGPALVSLPASSFFAGCLAGGFLLTTLADSLLGRKKMLLVSLVTMSVAAVLTAFAPNVWVYAALRFVSGLGRSMVGTCTLVLSTELVGKRWRDTVSVAGFFFFTVGFLSLPALAYTFREASWRNMYIWTSVPSLCYSILLYFLAQESPRWLLVRGRKQDAMETLQQIASLNGNGITSSFSMLHACTMHEDDGASGGGAVFATLQTMWERPWALRRLAAIMTASFGVGMVYYGMPLNVGNLGSNLYLSVTYNALAELPSSILSWLLIGRINRRCSVVTLTAAAGALSLACVAIAQGSAARMAAETLSFFATCTAFNVIMIYSIELFPTSVRNSAVGLVRQALVLGGVAAPVLVALGRKRSFWSFGVFGLSIGCLGLFAACLPETRGRSMSDTMEEEEQNEAAVASCTNTAAAIATKNNSDLV; encoded by the coding sequence ATGGCCGACACGGCCACCGCCCCGCTCCTTACAAGCCATAAGTCCAAGCTTGCCAAGGCGCCGTCCATCGACGACACCATCGAGACGTACATCGGCTCCACCGGCGCCATGCAGCTGCTCAAGGCCGTCCTTCTGGCCTTCGCGTGGGCCTTCGACGCGCAGCAGGTGTTCATCTCCGTGTTCACGGACGCCGAGCCACGGTGGCACTGCACAACAGACGCCCCAGCGGCGTCCTGCTCGCAGGCCGAAGCCTCGCCGTGCGCGCTCCCGCCCGGCGCGTGGGCGTGGGACCGCCCGGCCGAGACGTCGGTGGTCTCGGAGTGGGCCCTCAATTGCGCCGGCCCGGCGCTCGTCTCGCTCCCGGCGTCGTCGTTCTTCGCCGGCTGCCTGGCGGGCGGGTTCCTGCTCACGACGCTCGCGGACTCGCTCCTCGGGCGCAAGAAGATGCTCCTCGTGTCCCTGGTGACCATGTCCGTCGCCGCCGTGCTCACCGCCTTCGCGCCCAACGTGTGGGTGTACGCCGCGCTGAGGTTCGTGTCCGGGCTCGGCCGGTCCATGGTGGGGACGTGCACGCTGGTGCTGTCTACGGAGCTCGTTGGGAAGCGGTGGCGCGACACGGTGAGCGTGGCcgggttcttcttcttcaccgTCGGGTTTTTGTCCCTCCCGGCGCTCGCCTACACGTTTCGCGAGGCGTCCTGGCGGAACATGTACATCTGGACGTCCGTGCCTTCGCTCTGCTACTCCATTCTGCTATACTTCCTCGCCCAGGAGTCGCCGCGGTGGCTGCTGGTGCGCGGCCGGAAGCAGGACGCCATGGAGACGCTGCAGCAGATCGCCTCGCTCAACGGAAACGGCATCACGTCCAGCTTCTCCATGCTGCACGCGTGCACCATGCACGAGGACGACGGGGCCAGCGGCGGAGGTGCCGTGTTCGCCACGCTGCAGACGATGTGGGAGCGGCCGTGGGCGCTCCGGAGGCTTGCGGCGATCATGACGGCCAGCTTCGGCGTCGGCATGGTCTACTACGGCATGCCGCTCAACGTCGGCAACTTAGGCTCCAATCTTTACCTGAGCGTCACGTACAACGCGCTGGCCGAGCTGCCGTCGTCCATCCTGTCGTGGCTCCTCATCGGCAGGATCAACCGGCGATGTTCGGTGGTGACGCTCACCGCCGCGGCGGGGGCGCTCAGCCTCGCGTGCGTCGCCATCGCGCAGGGCTCGGCGGCGCGGATGGCCGCCGAAACCCTCTCCTTCTTCGCGACTTGCACGGCGTTCAACGTCATCATGATCTACTCCATCGAGTTGTTCCCGACGTCCGTGCGCAACTCGGCGGTGGGGTTGGTCCGGCAGGCGCTGGTGCTGGGCGGCGTGGCGGCGCCCGTGCTCGTCGCGCTCGGCCGCAAGAGGAGCTTCTGGTCGTTCGGCGTGTTCGGGCTCTCCATCGGGTGCCTCGGGCTCTTCGCCGCCTGCCTGCCGGAGACGAGGGGGCGGAGCATGTCGGAcaccatggaggaggaggagcaaaatGAGGCCGCCGTCGCGTCCTGCACCAACACAGCAGCCGCCATTGCCACGAAGAACAACAGCGATCTCGTGTAA
- the LOC133891650 gene encoding F-box protein SKIP27-like — protein sequence MAIGQGEAKKGSLATSLSFSNCRSSTRILGRKRVAVSLTPGSKSPHSPVHTLRKQRSTRLHMDDAVSLLESLPQDVLIKVLCKVNHGDLRQLFLVSKPVSEATIVARELHFAFTTPSPKAVFRDDECAEEDDDDGPGAPKQHRVSRSRLGGKNLATIAVNLSTSFESLLEV from the exons ATGGCAATTGGACAGGGTGAGGCGAAGAAGGGCTCTCTTGCCACGAGCTTGAGCTTCTCAAACTGCAGGAGCAGCACCAGAATCCTAGGGAGGAAGAGGGTTGCCGTCTCGCTGACTCCGGGCTCCAAAAGCCCGCACTCGCCGGTGCACACTCTGCGCAAGCAGCGCAGCACCCGGCTCCACATGGACGACGCCGTCAGCCTTCTCGAGTCACTGCCTCAAGACGTCCTG ATCAAAGTCTTGTGCAAGGTTAACCACGGTGATCTGAGGCAGCTCTTCCTTGTGTCGAAACCAGTCAGCGAAGCA ACAATTGTTGCTAGGGAGCTGCATTTCGCGTTTACGACTCCGTCCCCGAAGGCCGTCTTCAGAGACGACGAATGCGCtgaggaagatgatgatgatggcccCGGGGCGCCCAAGCAACACAGGGTTTCAAGGTCGCGCCTTGGGGGCAAGAACCTGGCGACCATCGCCGTCAACTTGTCGACGTCGTTCGAAAGCCTGCTGGAGGTTTAA